A part of Myxococcus landrumus genomic DNA contains:
- a CDS encoding zinc ribbon domain-containing protein: MRCPECGEASNGRLKYCENCGAKMPESPQGLTGSRSALRSSKPKRAMEEPSYAAEILDEVDDHRQDAPRQSGHRAARVPEEAAEDTDPGQSRPRYDGPRWLASVPAHSQSVVGLAMLSFALALTILPSFESVGVVGTVLAVAGAVLLLARELRLAGEGAGFTRLLPEVLYRPEVPAAYSVLLAALTVRMLGLGFSPLLWLLASGLIIHDQYRKVIAGPEGVLARYFDLKRLLLVPEVLALGGVALCLLTLYAPWHTMTALPVVADAPVPAGPPELKVIGQQRPVDDSLYSAGSGVITLAGWDLSGAVLFELLLISLLGLLALKPDVSRPAWTRFAPAGVVGLGLVWALLHMRLVPGPLIFVVGLGAMGFQAFRYLTGWQDEAAQVPAPAYNTGGYATRPDGDEEDEPEPDPNDMYPDDEPEPDPDDVYPDDEEADDKPRGR, encoded by the coding sequence ATGCGGTGCCCGGAGTGCGGCGAGGCCTCGAACGGCCGGCTGAAGTACTGCGAGAACTGTGGCGCGAAGATGCCGGAGAGCCCCCAGGGGCTCACGGGTTCGCGCTCCGCGCTGAGGTCGTCGAAGCCCAAGCGCGCGATGGAAGAGCCTTCCTACGCGGCGGAGATCCTCGACGAGGTGGATGACCACCGTCAGGATGCCCCCCGTCAGAGTGGCCACCGTGCGGCGCGAGTGCCGGAGGAGGCCGCGGAGGACACGGACCCGGGACAGTCCCGGCCCCGGTACGACGGTCCCCGATGGCTTGCCAGCGTGCCGGCGCATTCGCAGAGCGTGGTGGGGCTGGCGATGCTGTCCTTCGCACTGGCGCTCACCATCCTCCCCTCCTTCGAGAGCGTGGGCGTGGTCGGCACGGTGCTCGCGGTGGCGGGCGCGGTGCTGCTGCTCGCGCGGGAGCTGCGGCTCGCGGGAGAAGGGGCGGGCTTCACGCGGCTCCTTCCGGAGGTGCTCTATCGCCCCGAGGTTCCCGCGGCGTACTCGGTGCTGCTGGCCGCGCTGACGGTGCGCATGCTGGGGCTCGGCTTCTCGCCGCTGCTGTGGCTCCTGGCCTCGGGCCTCATCATCCATGACCAGTACCGCAAGGTCATCGCGGGTCCTGAAGGCGTGCTGGCGCGCTACTTCGACCTGAAGCGGCTGTTGCTCGTGCCGGAGGTGCTGGCGTTGGGCGGCGTGGCGCTGTGCCTGCTGACGCTCTATGCGCCCTGGCACACGATGACCGCCCTCCCCGTCGTCGCGGACGCCCCCGTGCCCGCGGGTCCGCCGGAGCTGAAGGTCATCGGGCAGCAGCGTCCCGTGGATGACTCGCTGTATTCGGCGGGCTCGGGAGTCATCACGCTGGCCGGCTGGGACCTGTCGGGAGCGGTGCTCTTCGAGCTGCTGCTGATCTCGCTGCTCGGGTTGCTGGCGTTGAAGCCGGACGTGAGCCGTCCGGCCTGGACGCGCTTTGCTCCCGCCGGCGTGGTGGGGCTGGGGTTGGTGTGGGCGCTGCTGCACATGCGCCTGGTGCCGGGGCCCCTCATCTTCGTCGTGGGGCTGGGGGCGATGGGCTTCCAGGCCTTCCGCTACCTCACGGGGTGGCAAGACGAAGCCGCGCAGGTGCCCGCGCCGGCGTACAACACGGGCGGCTATGCCACGCGTCCGGACGGCGACGAGGAAGACGAGCCGGAGCCGGACCCGAACGACATGTATCCGGATGACGAGCCCGAGCCTGACCCGGACGACGTGTACCCGGATGACGAGGAAGCGGACGACAAGCCCCGAGGCCGCTGA
- a CDS encoding TlpA family protein disulfide reductase, which translates to MKRWRYTLLFVALCAGLLVVLAKGFGRNPHEVPFMLSGKPAPDFVLRSLDTGERVSLADLKGRPVVINFWASWCGPCMYEHPVLEWGQREFGSQAVFLGVVFEDSEDNARAFLRKNGYSFPQLVDPRSRMAVSYGVAGVPETYFIDPSGTIRGKHVGPIDPESLTQRIRDLTATAAVPSPAEAARP; encoded by the coding sequence ATGAAGCGCTGGCGCTACACGTTGTTGTTCGTGGCCCTCTGCGCGGGGCTGCTCGTGGTGCTGGCCAAGGGCTTCGGGCGCAACCCGCACGAGGTGCCCTTCATGCTCTCGGGCAAGCCCGCTCCGGACTTCGTGCTGCGCTCGCTGGACACCGGTGAGCGGGTGAGCCTGGCGGACCTCAAGGGCCGCCCGGTGGTCATCAACTTCTGGGCCTCCTGGTGCGGGCCGTGCATGTACGAGCACCCGGTGCTCGAGTGGGGCCAGCGGGAGTTCGGCTCGCAGGCGGTGTTCCTGGGCGTCGTGTTCGAGGACTCCGAGGACAACGCCCGCGCCTTCCTCCGGAAGAACGGCTACAGCTTCCCGCAGCTGGTGGACCCGCGCTCGCGCATGGCAGTGAGCTATGGCGTGGCCGGGGTGCCGGAGACGTATTTCATCGACCCGTCCGGCACCATCCGAGGCAAGCACGTGGGACCCATCGACCCGGAGTCGCTCACCCAGCGCATCCGGGACCTGACGGCGACCGCGGCGGTGCCCTCCCCCGCCGAGGCCGCGCGCCCGTAG
- a CDS encoding heme lyase CcmF/NrfE family subunit: MNGSLGYGLVLGGLAFATFGALVGLVAGMRRSEAGYPWVMRAVWGFAGCMTAANAVMVYALVTHDFSVKYVAQVGSRDTPLLYTVVSLWSALEGSILFWGLIMGLYIAAFAWIHRREHARYMQLALGTMLAVGVFFAFLIAGPANPWGAMSPVPADGPGPNPLLQNHILMIIHPPFLYLGYVGMTVPFGVAVAGLLRGEIGEAWMAPLRRWTLTAWLFLSIGIILGAWWAYAVLGWGGYWAWDPVENASFLPWLTATAFMHSTMVQERKRMLKLWTLSLALASFVLTILGTFMTRSGIFNSVHSFTQSDIGPTFLVFLGVLLVVCVGLLAVRGPLLVPEGRMSSLVSREASILVNNLVFVAITFTVLLGTLYPLVSEAVRGVRVSVGEPYFNKMAVPGGIAVLFLMGVGPVLPWGTPDKATLRRQFTVPALVGLVVTAVCFAVGLRGFYPLLTFGLAGFVTVVTLRELVAPVRVRMSERKEGLLTAVLTSATKAQRRFGGYVVHLGIVLIIVAVAASSSYVTHTSGTLKEGQTLELDGYKMTYRGLSSGEEPHRTFVAARVEVTTPGGKVTEMKPRLNYYERSTDPIGTPAVRETAGEDLYISLMAFSQQAGNASFNVWVFPMVGWIWWSIPLLVLGTLIALWPRRKAAVALSGAQVGASPLAGGDAERGAA; the protein is encoded by the coding sequence GTGAACGGCTCGCTCGGATATGGGCTGGTGCTCGGAGGGCTCGCGTTCGCGACCTTCGGCGCGCTGGTCGGACTGGTCGCGGGGATGCGCCGCAGCGAAGCGGGCTACCCGTGGGTGATGCGCGCGGTGTGGGGCTTCGCGGGCTGCATGACGGCGGCGAACGCGGTGATGGTGTACGCGCTCGTCACGCATGACTTCAGCGTGAAGTATGTAGCGCAGGTGGGCAGCCGGGACACGCCGCTGTTGTACACGGTGGTGTCGCTGTGGAGCGCGCTGGAGGGGTCCATCCTCTTCTGGGGCCTCATCATGGGCCTCTACATCGCGGCCTTCGCGTGGATTCACCGCCGCGAGCACGCGCGCTACATGCAGCTGGCGCTGGGCACCATGCTGGCGGTGGGCGTGTTCTTCGCGTTCCTCATCGCCGGCCCCGCCAACCCCTGGGGCGCCATGTCGCCCGTGCCGGCGGACGGCCCTGGCCCCAATCCGCTGCTCCAGAACCACATCCTGATGATCATCCACCCGCCCTTCCTGTACCTGGGCTACGTGGGCATGACGGTGCCGTTCGGCGTCGCGGTGGCGGGCCTGCTGCGCGGCGAGATTGGCGAAGCGTGGATGGCGCCGCTGCGTCGCTGGACGCTGACGGCATGGCTGTTCCTCTCCATCGGCATCATCCTGGGCGCCTGGTGGGCGTACGCGGTGCTGGGCTGGGGCGGCTACTGGGCGTGGGACCCGGTGGAGAACGCCAGCTTCCTGCCGTGGCTGACCGCGACGGCGTTCATGCACTCCACCATGGTGCAGGAGCGCAAGCGGATGCTGAAGCTGTGGACGCTGTCGCTCGCGCTGGCATCCTTCGTGCTGACGATTCTGGGCACGTTCATGACGCGCTCGGGCATCTTCAACTCGGTCCACTCCTTCACGCAGTCGGACATCGGCCCCACGTTCCTCGTCTTCCTGGGCGTGCTGCTGGTGGTGTGCGTCGGCCTGTTGGCGGTGCGCGGTCCGCTGCTCGTGCCCGAGGGGCGGATGAGCTCGCTGGTGTCCCGCGAGGCGAGCATCCTGGTGAACAACCTGGTGTTCGTGGCCATCACCTTCACGGTGCTGCTGGGCACGCTCTATCCGCTGGTGTCCGAGGCGGTGCGCGGCGTGCGCGTCAGCGTGGGTGAGCCGTACTTCAACAAGATGGCGGTGCCCGGTGGCATCGCGGTGCTGTTCCTGATGGGCGTGGGCCCGGTGTTGCCATGGGGCACGCCGGACAAGGCCACGCTGCGCCGGCAGTTCACCGTCCCCGCGCTGGTGGGGCTGGTGGTGACGGCGGTGTGCTTCGCGGTGGGCCTGCGCGGCTTCTATCCCCTGCTCACCTTCGGGCTGGCGGGGTTCGTCACCGTCGTCACCCTGCGGGAGCTGGTGGCGCCGGTGCGCGTGCGCATGTCGGAGCGCAAGGAAGGTCTGCTCACCGCCGTGTTGACGAGCGCCACCAAGGCCCAGCGCCGCTTCGGCGGCTACGTGGTGCACCTGGGCATCGTGCTCATCATCGTCGCGGTGGCCGCGTCGTCGTCGTACGTGACGCACACCTCCGGCACCCTGAAGGAAGGGCAGACGCTGGAGCTGGACGGCTACAAGATGACGTACCGGGGGCTGAGCAGCGGCGAGGAGCCGCACCGCACCTTCGTCGCGGCGCGCGTGGAAGTGACGACGCCGGGCGGCAAGGTGACGGAGATGAAGCCCCGGTTGAACTACTACGAGCGGAGCACGGACCCCATCGGCACGCCCGCGGTGCGCGAGACGGCCGGAGAGGACCTCTACATCTCCCTCATGGCCTTCTCGCAGCAGGCGGGCAACGCGAGCTTCAATGTCTGGGTCTTCCCCATGGTGGGGTGGATCTGGTGGAGCATCCCGCTGCTGGTCCTGGGCACGCTCATCGCGCTGTGGCCGCGTCGCAAGGCGGCGGTGGCGTTGTCGGGTGCGCAGGTGGGCGCCTCGCCGTTGGCGGGTGGTGACGCGGAGCGGGGGGCGGCCTGA
- a CDS encoding cytochrome c maturation protein CcmE, whose amino-acid sequence MTPVARNRLFALGALLVAGAGLGFVAFGNIGENLVYYWSPSEMLAQGDKAYTATIRLGGVVQPGSIQWNAEHTTLHFRVANDVKEGAASVLVRSTETPPQMFRDKIGVVVEGTYDASGVFSSNRLMVNHSNEYRAPKEGEDPNKWRETLSDSTTTASTTTGAGAR is encoded by the coding sequence ATGACGCCTGTCGCCCGCAATCGTTTGTTCGCCCTGGGAGCGCTGCTTGTCGCCGGCGCTGGCCTGGGCTTCGTGGCCTTTGGAAACATTGGCGAGAACCTCGTCTATTACTGGAGCCCGTCGGAGATGCTGGCCCAGGGTGACAAGGCGTACACGGCCACCATCCGCCTGGGCGGCGTGGTGCAGCCCGGCAGCATCCAGTGGAACGCCGAGCACACCACCCTGCACTTCCGCGTGGCCAACGACGTCAAGGAGGGCGCCGCCAGCGTGCTGGTGCGCTCCACGGAGACGCCGCCGCAGATGTTCCGCGACAAGATTGGCGTCGTGGTGGAGGGCACCTACGACGCATCGGGCGTGTTCAGCTCCAACCGGCTCATGGTGAACCACTCGAACGAGTACCGCGCCCCCAAGGAGGGCGAGGACCCGAACAAGTGGCGTGAGACGCTCAGCGACAGCACGACGACGGCCAGCACGACGACCGGAGCGGGGGCGCGGTGA
- the ccsA gene encoding cytochrome c biogenesis protein CcsA, producing the protein MNKLIKWGLPVVGLVVLGIGWYLGLAWAPPDREMGDVQRIMYVHVPLQWMAMLAMFLNFVMAVTHLLKSKPGWKLDSMAESAAEVGLVLGTLGMVTGAIWGRPTWGVYWSWDPRLTSEAIMLVTYTGYLVLRRFVEDPDKRATWSAVVAILGAINLPIVWFSVRWWRSLHQVQSSPKTVDPQMVLPLRVSAIGLLLLTIAWLFHRYRIALAERRAEVALPEALPGSGAPSVHDTPKVA; encoded by the coding sequence ATGAACAAGCTCATCAAGTGGGGCCTCCCAGTCGTGGGCCTGGTCGTGCTGGGCATCGGCTGGTACCTGGGGCTGGCGTGGGCGCCGCCGGACCGGGAGATGGGCGACGTGCAGCGCATCATGTACGTGCACGTGCCACTGCAGTGGATGGCCATGCTGGCCATGTTCCTGAACTTCGTGATGGCGGTGACGCACCTGCTCAAGTCGAAGCCGGGCTGGAAGCTGGACTCCATGGCGGAGTCGGCGGCCGAGGTCGGGCTGGTGCTGGGGACGCTGGGCATGGTGACGGGGGCCATCTGGGGCCGTCCCACCTGGGGCGTCTACTGGTCCTGGGACCCGCGCCTCACGTCGGAGGCCATCATGCTGGTGACGTACACCGGCTACCTGGTGCTGCGGCGCTTCGTGGAGGACCCCGACAAGCGCGCGACGTGGAGCGCGGTGGTGGCGATCCTCGGTGCCATCAACCTGCCCATCGTCTGGTTCTCCGTGCGCTGGTGGCGCAGCCTTCACCAGGTGCAGTCCAGCCCCAAGACGGTGGACCCGCAGATGGTGCTGCCCCTGCGAGTGTCGGCCATCGGCCTGTTGCTGCTGACCATCGCCTGGCTCTTCCATCGCTACCGCATCGCGCTGGCCGAGCGCCGCGCGGAGGTCGCGCTTCCGGAGGCGCTGCCCGGCTCGGGCGCGCCCTCGGTCCACGACACCCCCAAGGTGGCCTGA
- a CDS encoding heme exporter protein CcmB, with product MKPSRPRPIGLIGATLALLRKDLLIEWRTRARLNAIVFFAMATLLMFSFALGPDTRLLEKNAGGYFWLAVLFASVLSLGESFRVESENNCMDGVRLAPADPRAIYLSKALGNTLLLVALGTLLLPVMVALYGVRVATGFVDLGTVLLLGSLALSAPGTVYAAISSNARARDVLLPLLLFPLVIPALLSAAKATTLVLQGDPMNQLGSWLGLLLGFNLIYWGVGFMLFPRIIED from the coding sequence ATGAAGCCCTCGCGTCCCCGCCCCATCGGGCTCATCGGCGCCACGCTGGCCCTCCTGCGCAAGGACCTGCTCATCGAGTGGCGCACGCGCGCGCGCCTCAACGCCATCGTCTTCTTCGCGATGGCCACGCTCTTGATGTTCTCCTTCGCCCTGGGCCCGGACACGCGCCTGTTGGAGAAGAACGCGGGCGGCTACTTCTGGCTCGCCGTGCTCTTCGCCAGCGTGCTGTCCCTGGGCGAGTCCTTCCGCGTCGAGTCCGAGAACAACTGCATGGATGGGGTGAGGCTGGCCCCCGCGGACCCTCGCGCCATCTACCTGTCCAAGGCCCTGGGCAACACGCTGCTGCTCGTCGCGCTGGGGACGCTGCTGCTCCCCGTCATGGTGGCCCTCTACGGCGTCCGCGTCGCCACCGGCTTCGTGGACCTGGGAACAGTCCTCCTCCTGGGCAGTCTGGCGCTCAGCGCGCCTGGCACTGTCTATGCCGCGATTTCGAGCAATGCCCGGGCACGAGACGTGCTGCTCCCTCTGCTATTGTTCCCGCTGGTCATCCCTGCGCTGCTGTCCGCGGCCAAGGCCACCACGCTCGTGCTGCAAGGAGACCCCATGAATCAGTTGGGCTCATGGTTGGGACTTTTGCTCGGATTCAATCTGATTTATTGGGGCGTGGGCTTCATGCTCTTCCCGCGCATCATCGAGGACTGA
- the ccmA gene encoding heme ABC exporter ATP-binding protein CcmA, which yields MASLSAAPALALHDVSKRYGRRWALARLTYALPSGRSLLLTGHNGSGKTTLLRLLATALSPTAGRVEVLGRDAVTDRDDLRRDVALLSHASFLYEDLTAQQNLTVLARLLGHPSPKDIADSLLTRVGLGKRSDNPVRGFSAGMRKRLAIARLLMKAPTLALLDEPFGELDPAGIRDMEAIIAELKATGVTVVLATHLIEQGLSLCEERLHLEDGRAVSA from the coding sequence ATGGCTTCCCTCTCCGCCGCCCCCGCGCTCGCGCTGCACGACGTCAGCAAGCGCTATGGGCGCCGCTGGGCCCTGGCGCGTCTGACGTACGCGCTCCCCTCCGGGCGCTCGCTGCTGCTCACCGGCCACAACGGCTCTGGCAAGACGACCCTGCTGCGCCTGCTGGCCACCGCCTTGAGCCCCACGGCGGGCCGCGTCGAGGTGCTGGGCCGCGACGCGGTGACGGACCGCGACGACCTGCGCCGCGACGTCGCGCTCCTGTCCCACGCCAGCTTCCTCTACGAGGACCTCACCGCGCAGCAGAACCTCACCGTGCTCGCGCGCCTGCTGGGCCACCCGTCGCCCAAGGACATCGCTGACTCCCTCTTGACCCGGGTGGGCCTGGGCAAGCGCTCGGACAACCCCGTGCGCGGCTTCAGCGCCGGCATGCGCAAGCGGCTGGCCATCGCCCGGCTGCTCATGAAGGCGCCGACCCTGGCGCTGCTCGACGAGCCCTTCGGGGAGCTGGACCCCGCCGGCATCCGCGACATGGAGGCCATCATCGCGGAGCTGAAGGCCACGGGCGTCACCGTGGTGCTGGCCACCCACCTCATCGAACAGGGCCTGAGTCTGTGCGAGGAACGACTGCACCTCGAGGACGGACGGGCGGTGAGCGCATGA
- the exoL gene encoding spore coat polysaccharide deacetylase ExoL: MAAYRRVQSGGRRILIVSYHRVVSDFTGELQRSIPGLLISQETFRRHIEEASAAGFDLVSIGDAVDVMAGRRVAKKDLCVITFDDGYRDIYRYAYPILKQLGVPAITYLPTAFIGTNRRFNHDRLFHLLRRTQERNFQPVYATLPDASLSLLGPILSGQKTVSAALDDFIGEHPTRVLTAIIDGLEQQLGGGQDLVPEQGDIMNWDEVRRMARDGFEFGAHTLGHTVLTLEPQAVVEQEILESKRTIESEVGIQVRDFAYCNGWYSDEIIRTLASHGFRSGVTTEDLPNRIGGDPFTLKRKVLWENFSLGMLGDYSSPLTGCQLDDCFGLLGVSRPVPGRRTHSYRNGLLGNLVTRAGTSLTEAP; encoded by the coding sequence ATGGCGGCCTATCGGCGGGTTCAGTCGGGAGGTCGGCGCATTCTCATCGTGAGTTATCACCGGGTGGTGAGTGACTTCACCGGGGAGCTTCAGCGCTCCATTCCCGGGTTGCTCATCAGCCAGGAGACGTTCCGCCGCCACATCGAGGAAGCCTCGGCGGCGGGCTTCGACCTGGTGTCGATCGGCGACGCGGTGGATGTCATGGCGGGGCGGCGGGTGGCGAAGAAGGACCTGTGCGTCATCACGTTCGACGATGGCTACCGGGACATCTACCGGTACGCGTACCCCATCCTGAAGCAGTTGGGGGTGCCGGCCATCACCTACCTGCCCACCGCGTTCATCGGCACGAACCGGCGCTTCAACCACGACCGCCTGTTCCACCTGCTGCGGCGGACGCAGGAGCGCAACTTCCAGCCGGTGTACGCGACGCTGCCGGACGCGTCGCTGTCGCTCTTGGGGCCCATCCTCTCCGGGCAGAAGACGGTGTCGGCCGCGCTGGACGACTTCATCGGCGAGCACCCCACGCGGGTGTTGACGGCCATCATCGACGGCCTGGAGCAGCAGTTGGGTGGGGGGCAGGACCTGGTGCCCGAGCAGGGCGACATCATGAACTGGGACGAGGTGCGCCGCATGGCGCGCGACGGCTTCGAGTTCGGCGCGCACACGCTGGGGCACACGGTGCTGACGCTGGAGCCGCAGGCGGTGGTGGAGCAGGAGATTCTCGAGTCCAAGCGCACCATCGAGTCCGAGGTGGGCATCCAGGTGCGCGACTTCGCCTACTGCAACGGCTGGTACTCGGATGAAATCATCCGCACGCTGGCGTCGCACGGCTTCCGCTCCGGCGTCACCACGGAGGACCTGCCCAACCGCATCGGCGGAGACCCCTTCACCCTCAAGCGCAAGGTGCTGTGGGAGAACTTCAGCCTGGGGATGTTGGGGGACTACTCGTCGCCCCTCACCGGCTGCCAGTTGGATGATTGCTTCGGGCTCTTGGGCGTGAGCCGTCCGGTGCCAGGGCGAAGGACCCACTCCTATCGCAACGGCTTGCTGGGCAACCTGGTGACGCGAGCAGGGACCTCGTTGACGGAGGCTCCGTGA
- the exoM gene encoding spore coat polysaccharide flippase ExoM, with protein sequence MARLFTAGLTLSIPLVLARVLHLDEYGTYYQLFLVATTLYYVLPFGVVQSLYYFLPRTQEKRPFLGQTLLFMSGAGLVGAALIWGLLDHVAAWFSNPALLEHRGTLAAYTAFLIGSFPLEVSLTAQGRTRASAGVYLVSDALRACVMVVPPLLGASLHGLMVAVAVFAALRYVATWMVSLRGVTGPLVRGALFREQLTYAAPFGAAMLLAVPQQNAHLYVVAGAVAPALYAMYRVGCFQLPVVDLLYTPTSEVLMVRLGELEREGRLEEGVDAFRDAAGRLAYVFLPFAAFLFAAAPEFIGALFGEKFLPAVPVFRVSVLGVVLSILPMDGTLRARGLTRAIFVSYAVKAVVTVPLVVLGVRHLGLMGGIGSWAVAEVVGKLLLLIRLPAALSTPARPLRLMDILPWPALGRASLAAGAAGAAVFVLRMGAEGAWGHLPAGFLWRVLPLAVAGVLFVVGYVGVLYAAGVRPLAVLAGLRPRRAV encoded by the coding sequence ATGGCCCGGCTGTTCACCGCCGGGTTGACGTTGTCGATTCCGCTCGTGCTCGCGCGGGTGCTGCACCTGGACGAGTACGGGACGTACTACCAGCTCTTCCTGGTGGCCACGACGCTCTACTACGTGCTGCCGTTCGGCGTGGTGCAGAGCCTGTACTACTTCCTGCCGCGCACGCAGGAGAAGCGCCCCTTCCTGGGGCAGACGCTGCTGTTCATGTCCGGCGCGGGGCTCGTGGGCGCGGCTCTCATCTGGGGCCTGTTGGACCACGTGGCGGCGTGGTTCTCCAACCCCGCGCTGCTGGAGCACCGGGGCACGCTGGCGGCCTATACCGCCTTTCTCATCGGCAGCTTCCCGCTGGAAGTCTCCCTGACCGCGCAGGGACGCACGCGGGCCTCGGCCGGGGTGTACCTGGTGTCCGATGCACTCCGGGCTTGTGTGATGGTGGTGCCGCCGCTGCTCGGCGCGTCGCTGCATGGGTTGATGGTGGCGGTGGCGGTGTTCGCGGCGCTGCGGTACGTGGCGACGTGGATGGTATCCCTGCGGGGCGTCACCGGTCCGCTGGTGCGGGGAGCGCTGTTTCGCGAGCAGCTCACGTACGCGGCGCCGTTTGGCGCGGCGATGTTGTTGGCCGTGCCGCAGCAGAACGCTCACCTGTACGTGGTGGCGGGCGCGGTGGCGCCGGCGCTGTATGCGATGTATCGGGTGGGCTGCTTCCAGCTTCCCGTGGTGGACCTGCTCTACACGCCCACCAGCGAGGTGCTGATGGTGCGCCTGGGGGAGCTGGAGCGCGAGGGTCGCCTGGAAGAAGGCGTGGATGCGTTCCGCGACGCGGCGGGGCGTCTGGCCTATGTCTTCCTTCCCTTCGCGGCCTTCCTCTTCGCGGCGGCGCCGGAGTTCATCGGCGCGCTGTTCGGCGAGAAGTTCCTGCCGGCGGTGCCCGTGTTCCGCGTCAGCGTGCTGGGAGTGGTGCTCTCCATCCTGCCCATGGATGGGACGCTGCGGGCCCGAGGGCTCACACGCGCCATCTTTGTTTCATATGCGGTGAAGGCCGTGGTGACGGTGCCCCTGGTGGTGCTCGGTGTGAGACATCTGGGGTTGATGGGAGGGATTGGCTCCTGGGCAGTGGCGGAGGTCGTGGGCAAGCTGTTGCTGCTCATTCGACTTCCGGCGGCGCTGTCCACGCCCGCGCGTCCGCTTCGATTGATGGACATCCTGCCGTGGCCCGCGTTGGGGCGCGCGTCGCTGGCGGCAGGCGCGGCGGGGGCCGCGGTCTTTGTGTTGAGGATGGGGGCTGAAGGAGCCTGGGGCCACCTGCCCGCGGGCTTCCTCTGGCGCGTGCTGCCGCTGGCGGTGGCGGGTGTGTTGTTCGTGGTGGGTTACGTCGGGGTGCTCTACGCCGCGGGCGTGCGCCCCCTGGCGGTGCTCGCGGGGCTGAGGCCTCGCAGGGCGGTGTGA
- a CDS encoding serine O-acetyltransferase has protein sequence MGVDAMTLYRVARGLRLKKVPLLPALLRKAIYYLHSSYVPDEAEIGEGTQLGYGGIGVVIHKAARIGRHCLISQQVTIGGRSGIEGAPVIGDYVRIGAGAKILGSIHIGDFAVIGANAVVLKDVAPGTVVAGIPARVIRQDPDPLTSYQREMGLLPRRSPLTAVSPTGSSPR, from the coding sequence ATGGGTGTCGATGCGATGACGTTGTACCGGGTGGCTCGTGGATTGAGATTGAAGAAGGTTCCACTGCTGCCAGCCTTGCTCCGCAAGGCCATCTACTACCTGCACAGCTCCTACGTTCCAGACGAGGCCGAGATTGGCGAGGGAACGCAACTGGGTTACGGCGGTATTGGCGTCGTCATCCACAAGGCCGCGAGGATTGGAAGGCACTGCCTCATCTCGCAGCAGGTGACCATCGGCGGACGCTCCGGAATCGAGGGCGCGCCTGTCATTGGTGACTACGTGCGCATCGGTGCGGGCGCGAAGATTCTCGGCAGCATCCACATTGGCGACTTCGCGGTCATCGGGGCCAACGCGGTGGTGTTGAAGGACGTGGCTCCTGGCACCGTGGTGGCGGGGATTCCCGCGAGAGTCATCCGGCAGGACCCCGACCCGCTCACCTCGTATCAGCGCGAGATGGGGTTGCTTCCGCGCCGCTCGCCGCTGACGGCGGTGTCTCCGACCGGGTCCTCGCCTCGATAG
- a CDS encoding glycosyltransferase family 4 protein, with protein sequence MRVLLVGDYPPPFGGVSIHVQQLHGFLRSRGVEARVLDIGKGGRPVPDVLPVRGLVPFGLRLTGFLNAGWTVHVHTSGNNPKAWLLAAAAGGLPGARAPRFITLHSGLLPDYLRASSSRRMFARVALAGYARVIAVSEAVRDALLSCGVPEEKVLVHPAFCSSQVRPGEVPVRVEAARARRRPLLAMAHHPSPVYGRRLAFRALRLVSEVYPDVGLALFGPGTDSEDFIRDARELGVAKYLEPLGDLEHPAALGLLVRSDAFLRPTTHDGDSISVREALTLAVPCVASDVCERPEGTWVFQSGDAASLAARILQAVTAGRVAVASPDVGPVLLGLYASLAGRQPAGTQPVSAV encoded by the coding sequence ATGCGCGTCCTCCTTGTCGGTGACTACCCGCCGCCATTCGGTGGCGTGTCGATTCACGTGCAACAACTTCACGGGTTCCTGCGCAGCCGTGGGGTCGAAGCGCGAGTGCTTGATATCGGGAAGGGTGGCCGGCCGGTTCCGGATGTCCTCCCCGTGCGAGGACTCGTCCCCTTCGGCCTCCGGCTGACCGGGTTTCTCAACGCGGGGTGGACGGTGCATGTCCACACCAGCGGGAACAACCCGAAGGCGTGGCTGCTCGCGGCCGCGGCGGGAGGACTGCCCGGGGCGCGTGCTCCTCGGTTCATCACGCTGCACTCGGGCTTGTTGCCCGACTACCTGAGGGCCTCGTCGTCGAGGCGGATGTTCGCGCGGGTGGCGCTCGCGGGCTACGCGCGGGTCATCGCCGTGTCCGAGGCGGTGCGCGACGCGCTCCTGTCGTGCGGCGTTCCGGAGGAGAAGGTGCTGGTCCACCCCGCCTTCTGTTCCTCCCAGGTGCGGCCCGGTGAAGTGCCCGTGCGAGTCGAAGCCGCGCGAGCCCGCCGCCGTCCGTTGCTGGCGATGGCGCACCATCCATCCCCTGTCTACGGGCGGAGGCTGGCGTTCCGGGCGCTGAGGCTCGTGTCGGAGGTCTACCCGGACGTGGGGCTGGCGCTGTTCGGGCCCGGGACGGATTCCGAGGACTTCATCCGCGACGCGCGGGAGCTGGGCGTGGCGAAGTATCTGGAGCCGCTCGGCGATTTGGAGCATCCGGCGGCGCTGGGGCTCCTGGTTCGCAGTGACGCCTTCCTGCGGCCCACCACTCACGATGGAGACTCCATCTCCGTGCGCGAGGCGTTGACGCTCGCGGTGCCGTGCGTGGCCAGCGACGTGTGCGAGCGGCCCGAGGGGACCTGGGTCTTCCAGTCGGGGGACGCGGCGTCGCTCGCCGCGAGGATTCTTCAGGCCGTGACGGCGGGGCGCGTGGCGGTGGCCTCGCCCGACGTGGGGCCGGTGCTGCTGGGGCTCTACGCGTCGCTGGCGGGGCGGCAGCCCGCCGGGACTCAACCCGTGTCCGCGGTGTGA